The Streptomyces sp. HUAS MG91 sequence TGCGCAGCGTCTCGTTGCGCGGGAGCGCGTCCAGGATCTCCAGTTGTTCCGGGAGCTTGAACGTCGACAGGCCCTCGCCGCGCAGATAGTCCGTGACCTCGGCGAGGGTCAACTCCGCGACCCCGGGTGCCAGTTCGAGGACGGCGCAGACGCGCTCGCCCCGCTCGGGGTCCGGCAGGCCGACGACCGCCGCCTCCTGGACCGCGGGGTGCGCGTGCAGCAGGTCCTCGATCTCCTTCGCCGAGATGTTCTCGCCCTTGCGGATGATGATGTCCTTCGCGCGGCCGGTGAGGACGAGATGGCCGGTGGGCAGGACGTGGCCCAGGTCGCCGGTGACGAGGAAGCCGTCCGCGTCGAAGGCGTCCGCCGACTGCGCCGGGTCCAGGTAGCCCTGGCAGACCGCCTCGCCGCGCAGCCGCACCGCGCCGTCGACACCGGCCGGTACGGGCCTGCCGTCCTCGTCGACGATCCTGATCTCCATGCCCTCCGGCGGGCGGCCCTCCGTCGTCGCGAGGTTCTCGGCGGTGTCGTCCGGGGCGCCCATCGTGATCATCGGCACCTCGGTCATGCCGTAGCCGTGCGTGAGCTGGACCTCCATCTCGCGGACCACCGAGTGGTACACCTCGGGCGGCTTCGGGGCGCCGCCGCCCGCGAGGAGCCGCAGCGTCGGGATCACCTTGCGGTCCGGGTCCTTGCGCTGCTCGGCCAGGAACATGGAGTAGAACGCCGTCGAGCCGCCCGCCACCGTCACCCCGTGCCGCCGGTACTCGCCCAGCGCGTCGGGCAGCGCGAACTGCTCGAACAGCACCGCGGGGAAGCCGTACAGGAGCAGCATCACCGTGTAGTCGGGGCCCGCTATGTGCGCGTAGGGGAAGGCCATCGAGCCGACGTCGGACTCCGACAGGCGCAGCGCGTGGGCCAGGCAGGAGCCGCCCGCGATCAGTGAACGGTCCGTGTGGAGCACGCCCTTGGGGTCCGAGGTGGTGCCCGAGGTCCAGTAGATCCAGCGGACGTCCGTGCCGGACGCGGGCGGCGCGGGGAGGCGCGACGGGTCGGCCTCCGGCAGGTCCTCGTACGCCTCGAAGACGCCCTTCGCGCCGAGCCGGCGGGCCATCTCCGTGTGGTCGAAGCCGCGCCAGACGCCGGGCGTCGCGAAGAACTCCGCCTTCGACTCGCGCAGCGCGAAGCCGACCTCGCGGTCCCGGTAGAACGGGATGACGGGCGTCTGGACCGCCCCGAGCCGGGCCAGCGCGAAGGTGAGCACGGCCGTCTCGATCCGGGTGGGCAGCTGCCAGGCCACCACGGTGCCGGGGCGCACCCCGCGCTCGTACAGCCCGGCCGCGACCCGCTCGGCGCGGTCGCGCAACCCGCCGAAGGTCAGGGCGCGTTCGCCCTGGAGGAACACCGGGCGGTCGGGGGTCAGGGCGGCGCGGCGTTCGACCAGTTCCCAGAGCGTGCGGGAGTCGCCCAGGGCGTGTGCGGTGTCCGTCATCTGCGTACCCTTCCGAGCCGGCATCGTAACTGACGACCTGTCAGATGTGAGGGAGAGCGTAAGTCCGTGCTTCTTGTCGGTCCAGGGGTGCGGGGCTAGCCTGACATCTGACGGGTCATCAGAAACGTACGGATCGTACGGATCGTTCGATGGAGGGGCTCAGCACTCATGACGGAACTGCCGCGCATCGTCAGCGTCGACGACCATGTGATCGAACCGGCCCATCTCTTCGAGACCTGGCTGCCGGCCAAGTACCGCGACAAGGGGCCCAAGCCGCTCACCGCCGGAATCGGCGAACTCGCCTATGTGGCGGGCAAGTACCAGATCGCGATGGACCCCGACGGGCCGCCCGCCGACTGGTGGATCTACGAGGACCTGAAGTTCCCGTACAAGCGCAACATCGCCGCCGTCGGCTTCGACCGGGACGACATGACGCTGGAGGGGATCACCCGCGAGGAGATGCGGCGCGGCTGCTGGGACCCCAAGGCCCGGCTCGCCGACATGGACCTCAACCACGTCGAGGCCAGCCTCTGCTTCCCGACCTTCCCGCGCTTCTGCGGGCAGACCTTCGCCGAGGCGCACGACAAGGAAGTGGCCCTGGCCTGCGTGCGCGCCTACAACGACTGGATGGTCGAGGAGTGGTGCGGGGACAGCGGCGGGCGGCTGATCCCGCTGTGCATCATCCCGCTGTGGGACGTGGACCTCGCCGTCGCCGAGATCCGGCGCAACGCCGCGCGCGGGGTGCGGGCCGTGACGTTCTCCGAGATCCCCACCTACCTCGGGCTGCCGTCGATCCACTCCGGCTACTGGGACCCGTTCTTCGCCGTGTGCCAGGAGACCGGGACCGTGGTCAACATGCACATCGGGTCCTCCTCCCAGATGCCCGCCGCGTCCCCCGACGCGCCGCCCGCCGTCCAGGCCTCGCTCAGCTTCAACAACGCCATGGCCTCGATGATGGACTTCCTCTTCAGCGGCGTCCTCGTCAAGTTCCCGACGCTCAAACTCGCCTACAGCGAGGGCCAGATGGGCTGGATCCCGTACGCGCTCGAACGCGCCGACGACGTCTGGGAGGAGCACCGGGCGTGGGGCGGGGTGCGCGACCTCATCCCCGAGCCGCCGTCCACGTACTACTACCGGCAGATGTTCTGCTGCTTCTTCCGCGACAAGCACGGCGTCGCCTCGCTGGACGTCGTCGGCCGCGACAACGCGACCTTCGAGACCGACTACCCGCACGTCGACTCGACCTTCCCGAACACCAAGGAGGTCGCCCTCGACCACGTCAAGGGCCTCGACGACGAGACCGTCTACAAGCTGATGCGCGGCAACGCCATCCGCATGCTCGGCCTCGACCTGGACCGGGACCGGTAGCACCCGTGGACCTCACCTACACCGGCGAGGAGGAGGAGTTCCGGGCGCGGCTGCGGGAATGGCTGGGCGGGGTGCTGCCCACGCTGCCGGCCAAGCCGTCGCCCGGCGACTGGCCGGGACGGCGCGCCTACGACACCGGCTGGCAGCGGCGGCTGTACGACGCCGGGTACGGGGACGTGCACTGGGACGCCTCGCCGACCACCCGGCTGATCTTCCTGGAGGAGACCGAGCGGGCCGGCGCCCCGTACGTCGGCGCGAACTTCGTGGGGCTGCTGCACGCGGGCCCGACCATCGCCGCCGAGGGCACGGCCGCGCAGCGCGAGCGGTGGCTGACGCCGGTGCTGCGCGGGGACGAGGTGTGGTGCCAGGGGTTCAGCGAGCCCGGCGCCGGATCCGACCTGGCGTCCCTGCGGACGAAGGCGGTGCGCGACGGCGACACGTACGTCGTCAGCGGGTCGAAGATCTGGACCTCGCACGCCGAGGTCGCCGACTGGTGCGAGCTGCTGGTGCGGACGGAACCCGTCAGCGCCGAGGTGCCCAAGCACCGGGGGATCACCTGGCTCGCGATGCCGATGGACGCGCCGGGCATCACGGTGCGTCCGCTGCGCACGCTCGCCGGGTCCACGGAGTTCGCCGAGATGTTCCTCGACGAGGTACGGGTCCCGGTGGACAACCGGGTCGGGGCGGAGAACGACGGCTGGCGCGTGACCATGGTGACCCTGTCGTTCGAGCGCGGGACCGCCTTCGTCGGGGAGGTCGTGGCCTGCCGCAGGGTCCTCGGCGAGCTGGCCGCCCACGCGAAGAAGAGCGGCCGCTGGGACGACGCGGTGCTGCGGCGCGAACTGGCACTGCTCACGGCGGAGTTCGGCGCCCTGTGGCGGCTCACCCAGTGGAACGTGAGCGAGGCACAGGCGAGCGGCGGCGTGCCGGGGGTCGGCGGGTCCGTCTTCAAGCTGCGCTACTCGCACGCCCGCCAGCGGCTCTACGACGTCGCCGCCGGGGTGCTGGGCGGCGCGGGCGCGCTGGACGCCGGGCAGGAGTGGACGCTCGACCGGCTGTCGTCGCTGTCGTACACCATCGCCGCCGGAACCTCCCAGATCCAGCGCAACATCGTCGCCGAGCGCATCCTCGGCCTTCCCAAGGGCGGACGGTGAGCGGGCCGTGCACTTCCAACTGACCGAGGAACAGCGAGCCTTGCGGGACGGCACGCGCGCGCTGCTGGCCGGGCGGTTCGGGCGCGACGCGTTGCGGGCGGCCGTCGACGGGGCCGGGCTGGACCGGGAGCTGTGGCGGGAGCTGGGCGCGGCCGGGCTCTTCGGCCTGTGCCTGCCGGAGGAGTCGGGCGGTGTCGGGCTCGGCCTCGCGGAGGCGGTGCTGGTCTTCGAGGAGTGCGGCCGGGCCCTGGTGCCGGGGCCGCTGGTGGCCACCTTCCTCGCGGCGGGCGAGGTCGAGGGCGCCGCGACGGGCGAGACGGTCGTGACGACGCCGTACAACGGGCTCGTGCCGTGGCTCGACGCGGCGGACGTGGCGCTCGGCGACACGGCGGGTGCCGAGCCGCTGAGCGCGCCGGTCGACCCGCTCACCCCGCTGCACCGGCTGCCCGGCGGCGAGCGGACGCGCCCGCCGTGGCGGGCCACCCTGCTGTACGCGGCCGAGCAGCTCGGCTCGGCCGGCCGCACGCTCGACATGGCGGTTCAACACGCCCGGGAACGCGAGCAGTTCGGACAGCCCGTCGGGGCCTTCCAGGCAGTGAAACATCTGTGCGCAGAGATGCTCGTACGGGTCGAAGTCGCCCGTGCGGCGGTGTACGCGGCGGCCGTGACCGGGGACCCCGTCGAGGTCGCCGCGGCCGAACTGCTCGCCGACCAGGCCGCCGTCCAGGGGGCCCGCGACTGCCTCCAGGTGCACGGCGGCATGGGCTTCACCTGGGAGGGCGACGTTCATCTGCATCTGAAGCGGGCCTGGACGCGGGCCGAGTTGGGCGGCCGGGCGCGCGACGCGGAGGAGGCGCTCGCGGCGTCGCTGTGACACCGCACGG is a genomic window containing:
- a CDS encoding AMP-binding protein, which encodes MTDTAHALGDSRTLWELVERRAALTPDRPVFLQGERALTFGGLRDRAERVAAGLYERGVRPGTVVAWQLPTRIETAVLTFALARLGAVQTPVIPFYRDREVGFALRESKAEFFATPGVWRGFDHTEMARRLGAKGVFEAYEDLPEADPSRLPAPPASGTDVRWIYWTSGTTSDPKGVLHTDRSLIAGGSCLAHALRLSESDVGSMAFPYAHIAGPDYTVMLLLYGFPAVLFEQFALPDALGEYRRHGVTVAGGSTAFYSMFLAEQRKDPDRKVIPTLRLLAGGGAPKPPEVYHSVVREMEVQLTHGYGMTEVPMITMGAPDDTAENLATTEGRPPEGMEIRIVDEDGRPVPAGVDGAVRLRGEAVCQGYLDPAQSADAFDADGFLVTGDLGHVLPTGHLVLTGRAKDIIIRKGENISAKEIEDLLHAHPAVQEAAVVGLPDPERGERVCAVLELAPGVAELTLAEVTDYLRGEGLSTFKLPEQLEILDALPRNETLRKVLKYKLRERYAPR
- a CDS encoding amidohydrolase family protein; its protein translation is MTELPRIVSVDDHVIEPAHLFETWLPAKYRDKGPKPLTAGIGELAYVAGKYQIAMDPDGPPADWWIYEDLKFPYKRNIAAVGFDRDDMTLEGITREEMRRGCWDPKARLADMDLNHVEASLCFPTFPRFCGQTFAEAHDKEVALACVRAYNDWMVEEWCGDSGGRLIPLCIIPLWDVDLAVAEIRRNAARGVRAVTFSEIPTYLGLPSIHSGYWDPFFAVCQETGTVVNMHIGSSSQMPAASPDAPPAVQASLSFNNAMASMMDFLFSGVLVKFPTLKLAYSEGQMGWIPYALERADDVWEEHRAWGGVRDLIPEPPSTYYYRQMFCCFFRDKHGVASLDVVGRDNATFETDYPHVDSTFPNTKEVALDHVKGLDDETVYKLMRGNAIRMLGLDLDRDR
- a CDS encoding acyl-CoA dehydrogenase family protein; this translates as MDLTYTGEEEEFRARLREWLGGVLPTLPAKPSPGDWPGRRAYDTGWQRRLYDAGYGDVHWDASPTTRLIFLEETERAGAPYVGANFVGLLHAGPTIAAEGTAAQRERWLTPVLRGDEVWCQGFSEPGAGSDLASLRTKAVRDGDTYVVSGSKIWTSHAEVADWCELLVRTEPVSAEVPKHRGITWLAMPMDAPGITVRPLRTLAGSTEFAEMFLDEVRVPVDNRVGAENDGWRVTMVTLSFERGTAFVGEVVACRRVLGELAAHAKKSGRWDDAVLRRELALLTAEFGALWRLTQWNVSEAQASGGVPGVGGSVFKLRYSHARQRLYDVAAGVLGGAGALDAGQEWTLDRLSSLSYTIAAGTSQIQRNIVAERILGLPKGGR
- a CDS encoding acyl-CoA dehydrogenase family protein, with product MHFQLTEEQRALRDGTRALLAGRFGRDALRAAVDGAGLDRELWRELGAAGLFGLCLPEESGGVGLGLAEAVLVFEECGRALVPGPLVATFLAAGEVEGAATGETVVTTPYNGLVPWLDAADVALGDTAGAEPLSAPVDPLTPLHRLPGGERTRPPWRATLLYAAEQLGSAGRTLDMAVQHAREREQFGQPVGAFQAVKHLCAEMLVRVEVARAAVYAAAVTGDPVEVAAAELLADQAAVQGARDCLQVHGGMGFTWEGDVHLHLKRAWTRAELGGRARDAEEALAASL